A single region of the Mycobacterium lentiflavum genome encodes:
- a CDS encoding thiolase family protein translates to MTNDVAIIGVGLHPFGRFEGKSAMQMGVDAILAAVADAGIAWQDVQFATGGSWTVANPDAIVGMVGLTGIPFTNVFNACATAASAVKVCADGIRLGDYDIGIAIGLDKHPRGAFTEDPALVGMPSWYAQNGQYLTTQFFGMKANRYLHEHHISQQTLAKVAAKNFRNGALNPNAFRRKPISEEDILNSTMLNYPLTQYMFCAPDEGAAAAVMCRADVAHRYTSKPVYLKAVEVRTRRYGAYEVNTTCAPVEEDVAPTVYAARAAFEKAAVAPGDVDVIQLQDTDAGAEIIHLAECGFCEHGDQEKLLADGATEISGPMPVNTDGGLIANGEPIGASGLRQIHEIVRQLRGEAGDRQVPGNPKVGFTQLYGAPGTAAATILTT, encoded by the coding sequence ATGACGAATGACGTGGCGATCATCGGAGTGGGCCTGCACCCGTTCGGCCGATTCGAGGGCAAGTCGGCGATGCAGATGGGGGTAGACGCCATCCTCGCCGCGGTCGCCGACGCCGGCATCGCCTGGCAGGATGTCCAATTCGCCACCGGCGGCAGCTGGACCGTCGCCAATCCGGACGCGATCGTCGGCATGGTCGGGCTCACCGGCATCCCGTTCACCAACGTGTTCAACGCGTGCGCGACAGCGGCCAGCGCGGTCAAGGTCTGCGCCGACGGAATCCGGTTGGGCGACTACGACATCGGCATCGCGATCGGCTTGGACAAGCACCCGCGCGGGGCCTTCACCGAAGACCCGGCACTGGTGGGCATGCCGAGCTGGTATGCCCAGAACGGGCAATATCTGACCACCCAGTTCTTCGGCATGAAGGCCAATCGCTATCTGCACGAACATCACATCTCCCAGCAGACGCTGGCCAAGGTCGCGGCCAAGAACTTCCGCAATGGAGCCTTGAACCCCAATGCGTTTCGCCGTAAGCCGATCTCCGAAGAGGACATCCTCAACTCGACGATGCTCAATTATCCGCTGACCCAATATATGTTCTGCGCACCGGACGAAGGCGCCGCCGCGGCGGTGATGTGTCGGGCCGACGTCGCCCACCGCTATACCTCCAAGCCCGTGTACCTGAAGGCCGTGGAAGTCCGCACCCGCCGCTACGGCGCATACGAGGTCAACACCACCTGCGCGCCAGTCGAAGAAGACGTCGCACCAACGGTTTACGCGGCCCGCGCCGCGTTCGAGAAGGCCGCCGTGGCACCCGGCGATGTCGACGTGATCCAGTTGCAGGACACCGACGCCGGCGCCGAGATCATCCACCTGGCCGAGTGCGGGTTCTGCGAGCACGGCGACCAGGAAAAGCTGCTGGCCGACGGCGCCACCGAGATCAGTGGCCCGATGCCGGTCAACACCGACGGCGGGCTGATCGCCAACGGCGAGCCTATCGGCGCCTCCGGGCTACGACAGATCCACGAAATCGTCCGCCAACTCCGCGGTGAAGCGGGCGACCGCCAGGTGCCCGGGAATCCGAAGGTGGGTTTCACCCAGTTGTACGGCGCTCCCGGCACCGCCGCGGCGACCATCCTGACGACCTGA
- a CDS encoding amidohydrolase family protein: protein MAQFTQAPIFDADQHMYETPESLTKYLPERYARAVQFAQIGRQTRIVINNKVTDFIPNPTFERVAAPGAHEKFFAGQNADGLTLREMQGPAIAAPAATRNPDDRIAELDRQGVVEALNYPTLASLVEHSSADDPELTLAIIHALNQWMLEHWTYNYQNRLFSTPIINLSEVEAAQRELEYLLDNGVRAALVKPGPVNGIHGWRSPALPEFDPFWRDVQAAGLPIVLHASYPPLDDYVAKWEPPHTQNFMAQSAFRWMTLGHREIADMITSLICHGTLTRFPKLRIASVENGSSWIFPLFADFDDLQRKMPQNFPEHPHEVFRRNVWVSPFWEGSVADVVDTVGWDRVLFGSDYPHPEGLAEPKGFWKYADDMDQRRTYDFMGDNARRFMGLPIANPDPNATRPPTFASA, encoded by the coding sequence ATGGCTCAGTTCACCCAGGCGCCGATTTTCGACGCCGATCAACACATGTACGAAACTCCGGAATCGTTGACGAAGTATCTTCCGGAGCGCTACGCGCGGGCCGTTCAGTTCGCCCAGATCGGGCGTCAGACCCGAATCGTCATCAACAACAAGGTCACTGACTTCATCCCGAACCCGACGTTCGAACGTGTCGCGGCACCGGGCGCGCACGAAAAGTTCTTCGCCGGACAGAACGCCGACGGTCTCACGCTGCGCGAGATGCAGGGACCGGCGATCGCGGCGCCCGCCGCGACCCGCAATCCCGACGACCGGATCGCCGAACTCGACCGACAGGGCGTCGTCGAGGCCCTCAACTACCCCACGCTGGCCAGCCTGGTCGAGCACTCGTCGGCCGACGATCCCGAGTTGACGCTCGCGATCATCCACGCATTGAACCAGTGGATGCTCGAACACTGGACGTACAACTACCAAAACCGGTTGTTCTCCACGCCGATCATCAATCTGTCCGAAGTCGAGGCAGCCCAGCGCGAACTGGAGTACTTGCTGGACAACGGCGTTCGTGCCGCGTTGGTCAAACCGGGGCCGGTGAACGGGATTCACGGCTGGCGCTCACCGGCGCTGCCCGAGTTCGATCCCTTCTGGCGTGACGTCCAGGCCGCCGGGCTGCCGATCGTGCTGCACGCCAGCTACCCACCGTTAGACGACTACGTCGCCAAGTGGGAACCGCCACACACGCAGAACTTCATGGCGCAGAGCGCATTTCGCTGGATGACATTGGGCCACCGTGAGATCGCCGACATGATCACCAGCCTGATTTGTCACGGCACGCTGACCCGATTCCCCAAGCTGCGCATCGCCAGCGTCGAGAACGGCAGCTCGTGGATCTTCCCGCTGTTCGCTGACTTCGACGACCTGCAGCGCAAGATGCCGCAGAATTTCCCCGAGCACCCGCATGAGGTGTTCCGGCGCAACGTCTGGGTCAGCCCGTTCTGGGAGGGAAGCGTGGCCGATGTCGTCGACACGGTGGGCTGGGACCGGGTGCTGTTCGGCTCGGACTACCCGCATCCCGAAGGCCTGGCCGAGCCGAAGGGTTTCTGGAAGTACGCCGACGACATGGACCAAAGGCGCACCTACGACTTCATGGGCGACAATGCGCGGCGTTTCATGGGCCTGCCGATCGCCAATCCCGACCCGAACGCCACCAGGCCCCCGACATTCGCCAGCGCCTGA
- a CDS encoding carboxymuconolactone decarboxylase family protein, whose protein sequence is MSDHNHYHAVLDDLNPQHRALRKMIPDVYRGFGEMSKAALTSGALDTKTKELIALAIGVVAECDGCIASHAQGAVRAGASKAEAAEAIGVSILMHGGPATIYGARAYDAFCEFIDAQTVN, encoded by the coding sequence ATGAGCGATCACAATCACTATCACGCAGTGTTGGACGACCTGAATCCGCAACACCGCGCGCTGCGCAAGATGATCCCGGATGTGTACCGGGGATTTGGCGAAATGAGCAAGGCGGCGCTGACTTCCGGTGCTTTGGATACCAAGACGAAGGAACTCATTGCGTTGGCAATCGGGGTGGTGGCGGAGTGTGACGGCTGCATCGCCTCGCACGCGCAGGGAGCCGTTCGTGCCGGAGCTTCCAAAGCGGAAGCCGCAGAGGCTATTGGCGTGAGCATTCTCATGCACGGCGGACCGGCGACGATCTACGGCGCACGTGCGTATGACGCGTTCTGCGAATTCATCGATGCGCAGACGGTGAACTGA
- a CDS encoding RND family transporter: protein MSTDRDARPKFMRFVRRFAVPILIAWLLLTVALNVLVPPIESVARNHAVTMSPQDAPAMIAAKRIGATFHESDSDSTAMIVVESDKPLADEAHRYYDGLVNKLLADPRHVQHVHNVWGDPLTAAGVQSRDGKAAYVQLNLAGNQGSTQGNESVKAVRETVDKSAPPDGIKVYVTGPAPLTTDMNEAADKSMLKMMGVTGLVIMIMLFIAYRSVSTVLLVLVMVGFEMGTARGLIALLGNYGLLGFSTFVVAMLSSLAIAAGTDYAIFLIGRYQEARQAGQDRETAYYTMFRGTFHIILGSGLTIAGATFCLHLARLSYFKALGIPSALGLLVVVAGALTAAPAVVAVATRFGLLDPRRMIKTRGWRRIGTATVRWPGPVFAASLIIAIVGILIMPSMKVSYNDRFYIPGTLPSNVGYAAAERHFSAATMNPDVLMVEGDHDMRNSGDMIILDRIANDVFRSPGIAMVQSITRPLGGPIEHTSIPFQISAQSIPIQQNLQFMRDRTADMLTMSDDLGAMVGSMERMQGLLGQMSSTTHHMVGDMGEMQATLNEMRDHLADFDDFARPFRSYLYWEQHCFNIPVCWASRSVFEAIDGVDKFSETMSALIKDMGNVDAIMPQMLAQFPPIIAVAKSMQATLLTMHSSFSGLVTQMAQMTDTASAMGQAFDASRSGDYFYLPPEAFQNPDFQRGLRLFLSPDGKAARFIITHDADPATPAGISAVKPELAAAHQAVKGTALTDAKFYLAGTAAIYRDIQSGSSYDLLIVGIAALTLIFAVMVIITRALVASLVIVGTVLLSLGAAFGLSVLVWQHLLGLDLNWIAPVFGLIILLAVGSDYNLLLVSRFQEEIGAGLKTGIVRSMGETGGVVTSAGLVFAFTMMSMAASDLSSIGQAGTTIGLGLLFDTLIVRSLMTPSIAALLGRWFWWPIRVRPRPASSMLRPFGPRRLVRSLLLGEEVAAVKRPFGSQTFAAPAMAGAIGADGPYRAAADMGHHSNHDG, encoded by the coding sequence ATGAGCACCGATCGCGATGCCCGTCCGAAATTCATGCGGTTTGTCCGCAGGTTCGCGGTGCCGATCCTCATAGCTTGGCTGCTGTTGACCGTTGCCCTGAACGTGCTTGTGCCGCCGATCGAATCGGTAGCGCGCAACCACGCGGTGACGATGTCGCCACAAGATGCGCCGGCGATGATCGCTGCGAAACGGATCGGCGCAACCTTTCACGAATCCGATTCCGACAGCACCGCGATGATCGTCGTGGAAAGCGACAAGCCTCTCGCAGATGAGGCGCACCGCTATTACGACGGATTGGTGAACAAACTGCTGGCCGACCCCAGGCACGTGCAGCACGTGCACAACGTGTGGGGAGACCCGCTCACCGCCGCCGGCGTGCAGAGCCGGGACGGCAAAGCCGCTTACGTCCAACTCAATTTGGCCGGCAACCAGGGCAGCACCCAGGGCAACGAGTCCGTCAAAGCCGTGCGCGAGACCGTCGACAAGTCAGCACCGCCCGACGGGATCAAGGTCTACGTGACGGGTCCGGCACCGCTCACCACCGACATGAATGAGGCCGCCGACAAGAGCATGCTCAAAATGATGGGTGTGACGGGCCTGGTCATCATGATCATGCTGTTCATTGCCTATCGTTCGGTCAGCACAGTGCTGCTGGTCCTCGTCATGGTCGGTTTCGAAATGGGCACGGCCAGAGGGCTTATCGCGCTACTCGGCAACTACGGGCTGTTGGGCTTCTCGACGTTCGTCGTCGCGATGTTGTCCTCGCTGGCGATCGCAGCGGGAACCGACTATGCGATATTTCTGATCGGTCGCTATCAGGAGGCCCGCCAAGCCGGTCAGGATCGAGAGACCGCTTACTACACGATGTTTCGCGGGACCTTTCACATCATCTTGGGCTCGGGGTTGACGATCGCCGGCGCCACCTTCTGCCTCCACCTGGCGCGACTGTCGTACTTCAAGGCGTTGGGGATTCCGTCGGCTCTGGGATTGCTCGTGGTGGTCGCGGGTGCGCTCACCGCGGCCCCGGCCGTGGTCGCGGTCGCGACTCGATTCGGTTTGCTCGACCCGAGACGGATGATCAAGACGCGTGGGTGGCGGCGCATTGGGACCGCGACGGTCCGCTGGCCAGGCCCCGTGTTCGCCGCCTCGCTGATCATCGCGATCGTTGGCATCCTGATCATGCCGAGCATGAAGGTCAGCTATAACGACCGCTTCTATATACCCGGCACGCTGCCATCGAACGTCGGATATGCCGCCGCAGAGCGCCATTTCAGCGCCGCCACCATGAATCCCGATGTCCTGATGGTCGAGGGCGACCACGACATGCGGAACAGCGGCGACATGATCATTTTGGACAGAATTGCCAACGATGTCTTTCGCTCCCCGGGGATCGCGATGGTGCAAAGCATTACCCGACCGTTGGGTGGCCCGATTGAGCACACGTCGATACCGTTCCAGATCAGTGCCCAGTCGATCCCGATCCAGCAGAACCTCCAATTCATGAGGGACCGCACGGCCGACATGCTCACGATGAGCGACGACCTCGGCGCGATGGTCGGCTCGATGGAGCGGATGCAGGGTTTGCTCGGGCAGATGAGCAGCACGACGCACCACATGGTCGGCGACATGGGCGAGATGCAAGCCACGCTGAACGAGATGCGCGACCATCTGGCGGATTTCGACGACTTCGCAAGACCGTTCCGCAGCTACTTATATTGGGAACAACACTGTTTCAACATCCCCGTGTGCTGGGCGTCGAGGTCGGTGTTCGAGGCGATCGATGGTGTGGACAAGTTCAGCGAGACCATGAGCGCGCTGATCAAGGACATGGGCAACGTCGACGCGATCATGCCCCAGATGCTCGCCCAGTTCCCACCGATCATCGCGGTCGCGAAATCGATGCAAGCGACCCTGCTCACCATGCACAGCAGCTTCTCGGGTCTGGTCACGCAAATGGCTCAGATGACCGATACCGCCAGCGCGATGGGTCAGGCCTTCGACGCATCTCGCAGTGGCGACTACTTCTACCTGCCGCCGGAAGCGTTCCAGAATCCTGACTTCCAGCGGGGCCTGCGGCTTTTCCTGTCACCGGACGGCAAGGCCGCGCGCTTCATCATCACTCATGACGCCGACCCGGCCACCCCGGCAGGCATTTCTGCGGTCAAGCCGGAACTGGCCGCCGCGCATCAAGCGGTGAAGGGCACGGCCCTGACCGATGCCAAGTTCTACCTCGCCGGGACGGCGGCTATCTACCGTGACATCCAGTCGGGTTCCTCCTACGATCTGTTGATCGTCGGAATCGCCGCTCTGACACTAATTTTCGCGGTCATGGTGATCATCACCCGGGCGCTGGTCGCGTCTCTGGTGATCGTCGGTACGGTGCTGTTGTCGCTGGGCGCGGCCTTCGGCCTCTCGGTCTTGGTGTGGCAGCATCTCTTAGGCCTGGATTTGAACTGGATCGCGCCCGTGTTCGGGTTGATCATCCTGCTCGCGGTCGGCTCCGACTACAACCTGCTGCTGGTGTCCCGCTTTCAAGAGGAGATCGGAGCCGGGCTGAAAACCGGCATTGTTCGCTCGATGGGCGAGACGGGTGGGGTGGTCACCTCGGCGGGCCTGGTCTTCGCCTTCACCATGATGTCAATGGCTGCCAGCGATCTGAGCTCTATTGGACAGGCCGGCACCACAATTGGTCTGGGTCTGCTGTTCGACACCCTGATCGTGCGCTCGCTCATGACGCCGTCCATCGCGGCATTGCTGGGACGCTGGTTTTGGTGGCCGATCCGCGTGCGTCCGCGACCCGCCAGCTCGATGCTGCGGCCTTTCGGGCCGCGCCGGCTGGTTCGCTCCCTTCTATTGGGCGAGGAGGTGGCCGCGGTCAAGCGTCCTTTTGGTTCGCAGACGTTTGCGGCGCCGGCGATGGCGGGCGCTATTGGGGCCGATGGTCCCTACCGGGCGGCGGCAGATATGGGACATCATTCGAATCATGACGGATGA
- a CDS encoding MmpS family transport accessory protein gives MLTFLKRTWVPIVVVVAVAVGGVAVARLRSVFGSDAIFTATGSSAEPLEPSYVKRVTYEVYGPSDTAGSVSYLDKKAQPEWANFTGLPWTVTVTTTVPAVIASVVAQGNSDSIGCRITVNGEVKDEKSSAGRDAQASCLVKAA, from the coding sequence ATGTTGACCTTCTTGAAACGAACATGGGTGCCGATCGTGGTCGTGGTGGCGGTTGCCGTCGGTGGTGTCGCCGTCGCACGGCTGCGCAGCGTCTTCGGCTCCGACGCGATCTTCACGGCGACCGGAAGTAGCGCCGAACCGCTTGAGCCTTCGTATGTCAAGCGGGTGACCTATGAGGTGTACGGACCCAGCGACACGGCGGGAAGCGTGAGTTACCTCGATAAGAAGGCTCAGCCGGAATGGGCGAATTTCACCGGCTTGCCCTGGACAGTGACGGTCACCACGACGGTGCCGGCGGTAATCGCAAGCGTGGTGGCACAGGGCAATAGCGATAGCATCGGGTGCCGCATTACGGTCAACGGCGAGGTCAAAGACGAGAAATCCTCGGCCGGACGCGACGCGCAAGCCTCCTGTTTGGTGAAAGCCGCATGA
- a CDS encoding metal-sensitive transcriptional regulator → MVGDEDSIAAVLNRLRRAQGQLAGVISMIEQGRDCKDVVTQLAAVSRALDRAGFKIVATGMRECTTGKAAKGKKPLTEDELEKLFLALA, encoded by the coding sequence ATGGTTGGAGACGAAGACAGCATCGCTGCCGTGTTGAATCGGTTGCGCCGGGCACAAGGACAGCTGGCGGGCGTGATCTCGATGATAGAGCAGGGCCGCGACTGCAAGGACGTGGTCACGCAGCTCGCCGCCGTGTCGCGCGCGCTCGATCGCGCCGGATTCAAAATCGTGGCCACGGGCATGCGCGAATGCACAACCGGAAAAGCCGCAAAGGGCAAGAAGCCGTTGACGGAAGACGAGCTGGAGAAGCTCTTCCTCGCGTTGGCCTGA
- a CDS encoding acyl-CoA dehydrogenase family protein — translation MDFSRVELSDEDKAFREELRSFLKTQVTDEVLRRDRETGDNFDEGVHLALGAAGYLAREWKPESEGGFSRVRRRIYELEKRRAHVPWVTWGTTAMVARSVARFGSAELQDEVMPRVFSGEVRLCLGYTEPEGGSDIATCKTRAVRDGDNWVINGSKMFTTGAHNCQYVFLITNTAPDAPKHKSLTMFLVPLDSPGIEIQGIRTVDGDRTNIVYYSDVRVDDKYRLGDVNAGWTVLREPLNTEHGAVAAAPDGLQDTSIMMHQAGSMALAVDNAVQAVARPDPNGRKLVDDQSVAYRLGRSVARLEAALSSPNIYGRVAIAQTMRDISPDLMDIHGAASTLPFGTDGAADDGSAEYVYRFAPLVGIYGGTLEVFRNMIGQYTLGLGKPNYSPPIKKVS, via the coding sequence ATGGACTTCTCCCGGGTCGAGCTATCCGACGAGGACAAGGCTTTTCGCGAGGAATTGCGCAGCTTCCTGAAAACCCAGGTAACTGACGAAGTTCTGCGGCGCGACCGCGAGACCGGTGACAACTTCGACGAGGGTGTGCATCTGGCACTCGGGGCTGCGGGGTATCTGGCGCGGGAATGGAAGCCGGAATCCGAGGGCGGATTCAGTCGGGTGCGCCGGCGCATCTACGAGCTGGAGAAACGCCGCGCCCACGTTCCTTGGGTGACTTGGGGGACCACCGCCATGGTCGCCCGGTCGGTCGCGAGGTTCGGCTCGGCCGAACTGCAGGACGAGGTCATGCCGCGTGTCTTTAGCGGCGAGGTCAGGCTCTGCCTCGGTTACACCGAGCCTGAGGGCGGTTCCGACATCGCGACCTGCAAAACCCGCGCCGTACGCGACGGCGACAACTGGGTGATCAACGGTTCGAAGATGTTCACCACGGGCGCGCACAACTGCCAGTACGTCTTCCTGATCACCAACACCGCCCCGGATGCGCCAAAGCACAAGAGCCTGACCATGTTTCTGGTGCCATTGGACTCCCCGGGCATCGAGATCCAGGGCATCCGCACCGTGGACGGCGACCGGACCAACATCGTCTACTACAGCGATGTCCGCGTCGACGACAAGTACCGGCTGGGCGACGTCAACGCGGGCTGGACGGTGCTGCGCGAGCCGCTCAACACCGAGCACGGCGCGGTCGCGGCCGCGCCCGACGGCTTGCAGGACACGTCGATCATGATGCACCAGGCCGGTTCGATGGCCCTGGCGGTCGACAACGCCGTGCAGGCCGTGGCGCGGCCGGATCCCAATGGGCGCAAGCTCGTTGACGACCAATCGGTCGCATACCGGTTGGGCCGCAGCGTCGCCCGCTTGGAGGCGGCATTGTCATCCCCGAACATCTACGGGCGAGTCGCGATTGCGCAGACGATGCGTGACATCTCCCCGGACCTGATGGACATCCACGGCGCGGCGTCGACCCTGCCGTTCGGCACCGACGGGGCCGCCGATGACGGCAGCGCCGAATACGTCTACCGCTTCGCGCCGCTGGTCGGGATCTACGGTGGCACCCTCGAGGTGTTCCGCAACATGATCGGCCAGTACACGCTCGGGCTGGGCAAGCCCAACTACTCACCGCCGATCAAGAAGGTTTCCTGA
- a CDS encoding acyl-CoA dehydrogenase family protein: MDRFELRRLDYSLSDHHVDLQNAYKQFFKTHCSIETVRAAEPFGFDKNLWERLCAMGATTMALPESCGGDGATLVDLTLVAEEIGRSLAPVPWVDHVCAARLLGRLGGLGEDTAGITDGEQLVGIDARIDSAPGLRLIPTGSIADHIIVRDGDQVVRLTFGTRPAKVDNLGRLPMAWVDPAGADTRTVVAQGPEALANYELALDEWRLLTAAALVGLVEETMTIAAEFAKTRYTLGVPISTLQAISHPLANMAITVAGGRNLARRAAWFLDHEPRERAELAPSAFVFMAEEAAKAATMAVHIQGGLGVSSEAAATAYLVRARGWPLAAGDPGATAKRVAEIVTARESAAAAV, from the coding sequence ATGGACCGCTTCGAGCTGCGCAGACTGGACTACAGCCTGTCCGATCACCATGTGGATCTGCAGAATGCCTACAAGCAGTTCTTCAAGACCCACTGTTCCATCGAAACGGTCCGCGCCGCAGAACCTTTTGGATTCGACAAGAACCTGTGGGAGCGTTTGTGCGCGATGGGCGCGACGACGATGGCGTTGCCCGAGTCCTGCGGCGGCGACGGGGCGACGCTCGTCGACCTTACGCTGGTGGCCGAGGAGATCGGGCGCTCGCTGGCGCCTGTTCCGTGGGTCGATCACGTCTGCGCGGCGCGGCTGCTGGGCCGGCTCGGCGGCCTGGGCGAAGATACCGCCGGTATCACCGACGGTGAGCAGCTCGTGGGCATCGACGCGCGGATCGACAGCGCACCGGGCTTGCGGCTGATCCCGACCGGATCGATCGCCGACCACATCATCGTCCGCGACGGCGATCAGGTGGTGCGCCTGACCTTCGGGACCCGGCCCGCCAAGGTCGACAACCTCGGCCGGCTGCCGATGGCCTGGGTCGACCCGGCCGGCGCCGACACCCGCACGGTTGTGGCGCAGGGGCCCGAAGCGCTGGCGAACTACGAACTGGCACTGGACGAATGGCGACTGCTGACCGCGGCTGCCCTGGTAGGCCTGGTCGAGGAGACGATGACCATCGCGGCCGAATTCGCCAAGACCCGTTACACATTGGGTGTCCCGATCTCGACGCTGCAGGCCATTTCGCATCCGCTGGCTAACATGGCCATCACCGTTGCGGGCGGACGCAACCTGGCCCGGCGGGCGGCCTGGTTCCTGGACCACGAACCGCGGGAACGGGCGGAGCTGGCGCCGTCGGCTTTCGTGTTCATGGCGGAGGAGGCCGCCAAGGCGGCGACCATGGCTGTCCATATCCAAGGTGGACTTGGTGTTTCGTCCGAAGCCGCGGCGACGGCCTACCTGGTGCGTGCCCGGGGATGGCCGCTGGCGGCCGGAGATCCGGGTGCCACCGCGAAACGCGTCGCCGAGATTGTGACCGCTCGCGAGAGCGCCGCGGCAGCCGTCTAG
- a CDS encoding amidohydrolase family protein translates to MNDKAIDCLVNVHFGEVDSQPTWMLKVRDDYFKGPQSMFAPVDLAELLDEMDAHGVRKAVLMDNLASPSTTARKFVEAKPDRFALAMGGVNLLRPVGPLRELTAVMRDLPVAYAVVGPSFWADGQYPPSDAVYYPLYAKCAELNLPLCVNTGIPGPPIPGEVQNPIHLDRVCVRFPELKLCMIHGADPWWDVAIRLMLKYENLRLMTSAWSPKRLPESLLHYMRTRGPNKVIYASDWPVLRMHRVIPEARALDLPAEVLDNYLYNNAQEFFFGDRA, encoded by the coding sequence GTGAACGACAAAGCGATCGACTGCCTGGTCAACGTGCATTTCGGAGAGGTCGACTCTCAGCCCACCTGGATGCTCAAGGTCCGCGACGACTACTTCAAGGGCCCGCAGTCGATGTTCGCGCCGGTCGACTTGGCCGAGCTACTCGACGAAATGGATGCCCACGGGGTGCGCAAGGCCGTCCTGATGGATAACCTCGCCAGCCCGTCGACCACCGCGCGCAAATTCGTCGAAGCCAAGCCGGACCGTTTTGCGCTGGCCATGGGTGGTGTGAACCTGTTGCGCCCGGTGGGGCCGTTGCGCGAATTGACCGCTGTCATGCGCGACCTGCCGGTCGCGTATGCCGTAGTGGGACCGAGCTTTTGGGCCGACGGCCAGTACCCGCCCAGCGACGCCGTCTACTACCCGCTGTACGCCAAGTGCGCGGAACTCAACCTGCCGCTATGCGTCAACACCGGTATTCCGGGGCCGCCGATTCCCGGCGAGGTGCAGAACCCCATTCACCTCGACCGGGTGTGCGTGCGGTTTCCCGAGCTCAAGCTGTGCATGATCCACGGCGCCGATCCATGGTGGGATGTCGCGATCAGGCTGATGCTCAAGTATGAAAACCTGCGCCTGATGACCTCGGCGTGGTCGCCCAAGCGGTTGCCGGAAAGCCTGTTGCACTACATGCGGACCCGCGGCCCGAACAAGGTGATCTACGCATCCGACTGGCCGGTTCTGCGGATGCACCGGGTGATCCCCGAAGCCCGCGCGCTGGACCTGCCCGCCGAGGTACTGGACAACTACCTGTACAACAACGCACAGGAGTTTTTCTTCGGCGACCGAGCCTGA